The DNA sequence CTGCGAAGCCCGAGCTGACCGAGGCCACCAGCAGGCCGAGCACCATGGGCAGCGTCATGAGTCCGGAGGCCGTGGGGCTGAGCTCCTGCACGATCTGCAGGTACTGCGGCAGGTAGATCATCACGCCGAACATGCTCATGCCCACCGTGGCCGAGGCCAGCGAGCCGAGTACGAACGTGCGGTTGCGGAACAGGTGCGGCGGCAGAATGGGGTCCTGCGCGCGCAGTTCGACGAGCACGGCGGCGACGATCAGCACCACCGCTGCGGCGATCAGGCCGTAGGAGGGGGTGGAGGTCCACGCGAACTCCTGACCGCCGAGGCTCAGCAGCAGCATGACCGCGCTCGCGGCGCCGACGATGCAGGTGGCGCCCCACCAGTCGATGCGCTTGTCCGGGCGCGGCCGCGCGGGCAGCTTGAGCAGTCGCTGGATGACGACGAAGGCCACCACGGCAAGCGGCACGGTGATGAAGAAGCACCAGCGCCAGCCCAGCGGGCTGTCGACCAGGAACCCGCCGAGCAGCGGGCCGCCGACGGTCGCGATGCCGAAGACCGAGCCGAGGAAGCCGGAGTAGCGTCCGCGCTCACGCGGGGCGACGACGTCGCCCAGGATGATCTGGGGCAGCGCGGCGAGTCCCCCTGTGCCGATGCCCTGGAAGAAGCGTGCGGTGATGAGCCAGGTCATGTCGTGGGCGAAACCGGCGGCCACCGACGAGCCGATGAAGATCACCAGCGCGATCTGGAAAAGCAGCTTGCGGCCCCAGACGTCGGAGAGCTTGCCCCACACCGGCGTCGACGCGGTCATCGTGAGCAGGGTTGCGCTGGCCACCCAGGACAGCCGGTCCTGGCCGCCGAGTTCGCCGACGATGGTGGGCAGCGCTGTGCCCACGATCGACGTCGTGAGCATCGAGGTCAGCATGGCCAGCATCAGACCGATGAGGATCTCGATGATCTGGCGCCGGGAGTAGTTCGCCGGCGCTTCGTCTGCCGCCGTTTGGGCGGGCTCCCCCTGCACCGCCCCCGTCTGCCCGTCCGCTCCGGCTAAGCGTCGCTCCACGTTCGCACTACTCCTCGTTCGTCGCCCCGTGCCGGTGCCGCCGGCGGCCTCGGCGGGCGCGAGCGAGCGGTCGCAGGCCGGGGCCGGGCATGGCGAGCACGTCCCCTGGGGCGGGGACGGTTCGGTGGTAATCTCCCACTCAGGTATAAGTAAACAGTGTTGACTTGTCAAGCGGGGGCGCTATAGTGCGGGGAGCCGCGCACGAGAGGCCGCGCTGAGCAGGTGCTCCGCCGCGGCTGCAGCATGGGAGCCCGCCGATGAACCAGCCGGACGCCGCCGACGCCTGCCAAGGGCGGGCGCGCGACCGCGAGGCGACGCGCCAGCGCATCCTCGACAGCGCCCGCGACCTGTTCACGCGGGAGGGCTACGCGCAGGTGTCCTCGCGGCGCATCGCCGCCGAGGCCGGGGTCAACGTCGCTCTCATCAACCGCTATTTCGGTGCCAAGCGCGGTCTGCTGGCCGAGGTCATCGCCGAGGACGCCGCCTTTCCGGGGCTGTTCGAGGGCGACCGGGCCACGCTTCCGCGGCGCATCGCCGACCACGTGGTCAACCGCACGCTGGGCGCGGGGACGCCGCTGCAGCGCGCGCTTGTGCATTCGTCGGGGGACCCGGATCTGCAGTCGGTGTACCAGGAGCGGCTGCAGAGCGCGATCATCGGGCCGCTGGCCGACTACCTCGGCGGCCC is a window from the Streptomonospora litoralis genome containing:
- a CDS encoding TetR/AcrR family transcriptional regulator — translated: MNQPDAADACQGRARDREATRQRILDSARDLFTREGYAQVSSRRIAAEAGVNVALINRYFGAKRGLLAEVIAEDAAFPGLFEGDRATLPRRIADHVVNRTLGAGTPLQRALVHSSGDPDLQSVYQERLQSAIIGPLADYLGGPEAQARAALVASLLIGVASVRRMGGAEPLKAHEPEALTRRLTGVVERCLEE
- a CDS encoding MDR family MFS transporter: MERRLAGADGQTGAVQGEPAQTAADEAPANYSRRQIIEILIGLMLAMLTSMLTTSIVGTALPTIVGELGGQDRLSWVASATLLTMTASTPVWGKLSDVWGRKLLFQIALVIFIGSSVAAGFAHDMTWLITARFFQGIGTGGLAALPQIILGDVVAPRERGRYSGFLGSVFGIATVGGPLLGGFLVDSPLGWRWCFFITVPLAVVAFVVIQRLLKLPARPRPDKRIDWWGATCIVGAASAVMLLLSLGGQEFAWTSTPSYGLIAAAVVLIVAAVLVELRAQDPILPPHLFRNRTFVLGSLASATVGMSMFGVMIYLPQYLQIVQELSPTASGLMTLPMVLGLLVASVSSGFAVSHTGKWKIFPTVGTLLILSGFFTLTRLDVDSSLVLVGAGVGQIGLGLGMCMQILILATQNAVKRADLASATSAVSFFRNLGGAIGVAAFGSVMTNRLHDELAEFAERVGAGAGAGQLPDSATGSPDAIHALPPAAQEAVIQAFSDAMHTVFTLGMPIAAVAFAIVLFFKQVPLRSGRSRGSGEGD